One genomic region from Haloprofundus salinisoli encodes:
- a CDS encoding DUF5791 family protein gives MLYDAAENPGSLTPNELRAAYDSQLAAVVDAVGVETVAAESGVDRDRVAALTDGESPELTLEEAAGILAASDDYPDREAIVLELRDHLLMGMTTGVLDVDVIASNIDADLTGQEVQQALEGRIVFPLDDLAAVHAFIAERNDR, from the coding sequence ATGCTCTACGACGCTGCGGAGAACCCCGGGTCGTTGACGCCGAACGAGTTGCGCGCCGCCTACGATTCGCAGTTGGCTGCCGTCGTCGACGCGGTCGGTGTCGAGACCGTCGCCGCCGAGTCGGGCGTCGACCGGGACCGAGTCGCCGCCCTGACGGACGGCGAGTCGCCGGAGCTCACGCTCGAAGAGGCCGCCGGTATCCTCGCCGCGAGCGACGACTACCCCGACCGGGAGGCTATCGTCCTCGAACTGCGCGACCACCTCCTGATGGGGATGACGACGGGCGTCCTCGACGTGGACGTTATCGCCTCGAACATCGACGCCGACCTCACCGGCCAAGAAGTCCAGCAGGCGCTCGAAGGCCGCATCGTGTTCCCGCTCGACGACCTCGCGGCGGTCCACGCGTTCATCGCCGAGCGGAACGACCGGTGA